The Xylanibacillus composti genome has a segment encoding these proteins:
- a CDS encoding DoxX family protein yields MKWFVRIVQGLLAAVFLMNGLMKVFVSSEEIRTLYTEPLGYGVGFMRMIGVLELLAGIGLIAGFRWPRFALLSSAVIVMIMTGAVISLLALGQGALIATFPFVMLALALAVLFIAGRPLLPHYRQKEKI; encoded by the coding sequence ATGAAGTGGTTCGTTCGCATCGTGCAAGGACTATTAGCTGCCGTCTTTCTTATGAACGGGCTAATGAAGGTATTCGTGAGCAGCGAGGAAATCCGGACTCTCTATACGGAGCCGCTCGGATACGGGGTCGGATTTATGCGCATGATCGGCGTATTGGAGCTACTAGCCGGCATTGGTTTGATCGCGGGATTCCGTTGGCCAAGGTTCGCGCTCCTCTCCTCAGCCGTTATCGTGATGATCATGACCGGGGCCGTCATATCCTTATTGGCCTTGGGACAAGGAGCCCTTATCGCAACATTTCCTTTTGTCATGCTCGCGCTCGCGCTTGCTGTGCTTTTCATAGCAGGGAGGCCTCTATTGCCGCACTATCGTCAGAAGGAGAAAATATGA
- a CDS encoding SRPBCC family protein: protein MSKTTIIAEPNKQEIIISRTFEAPCELVFQMWTDPAYIPEWWGPSFMTTTVESLDAKNGGMWRFIHRDPNGKEYAHRGVFHEVASPNRLIQTHELEFVPTVGLITVTFEEAGAGRTKMTETSLYPSVEIRDELLRSGLTEGMDELLDRFASLLDMHSQRSLP from the coding sequence ATGTCAAAGACCACGATCATTGCTGAACCGAACAAACAGGAAATCATCATCAGCCGAACGTTCGAAGCTCCCTGCGAGCTCGTTTTCCAAATGTGGACGGATCCCGCTTATATTCCCGAATGGTGGGGGCCCAGCTTCATGACGACGACCGTAGAAAGCCTGGATGCCAAAAATGGCGGTATGTGGAGGTTCATCCATAGAGATCCGAACGGAAAAGAGTACGCTCATCGCGGGGTGTTTCACGAAGTGGCATCGCCGAACCGGCTTATCCAGACACACGAGCTTGAGTTTGTTCCCACTGTCGGGTTGATCACAGTAACGTTCGAAGAAGCGGGAGCAGGAAGAACGAAGATGACGGAAACGTCTCTCTACCCGTCGGTCGAAATCCGTGATGAATTGCTTCGGTCCGGCTTGACCGAAGGAATGGACGAGCTCTTGGATCGATTCGCCTCCTTGCTGGATATGCATTCTCAACGGAGCTTGCCATGA
- a CDS encoding ArsR/SmtB family transcription factor — protein MNAATLSALAEPNRMNIMELLRDNGALTLGEIAEQLGLRLPQSSKHLRVLTDAELVDVQAVANRRIFKVRKERFAELERWVQSFQEAKEEQFTRLDALLSKVQEEQGDPN, from the coding sequence TTGAATGCGGCTACATTGAGTGCGCTTGCCGAACCTAACCGAATGAACATCATGGAGCTGTTGCGGGACAATGGAGCCCTCACGCTCGGGGAAATCGCGGAGCAGCTTGGGCTTCGATTGCCCCAGTCATCCAAGCATCTCCGGGTGCTGACTGACGCCGAGCTCGTTGACGTGCAGGCCGTAGCGAATCGGAGGATTTTCAAAGTGCGCAAAGAGCGGTTCGCTGAGTTGGAAAGGTGGGTTCAATCGTTCCAGGAAGCCAAGGAGGAGCAATTCACCCGGTTGGACGCTCTTCTCAGCAAAGTGCAAGAAGAACAGGGTGACCCAAATTGA
- a CDS encoding sulfurtransferase, with translation MNPVVSKRWLLARLYEPDLVIADCRFDLANPLAGRQAYAASRIPGARYFDLEADLSAPVEQHGGRHPLPSPEALIATFSQAGISTDTRVVAYDDQGGAMATRLWWLLHYMGHDRVYVLDGGLAGWKQEGFPIEEGNPAVVIPARFEGNPQPEWLASMPEVQAAAAQALAGEQTETVLLDSREHKRFLGEEEPIDPVAGHIPGALHYFWKDNLNERGQWRSVQELEDRFHALPKDREIIVYCGSGVTACPNVLALKQAGFERVRLYAGSWSDWISCPGNPIATGEE, from the coding sequence ATGAACCCCGTTGTCAGTAAGCGTTGGCTGCTTGCCCGACTGTATGAACCCGATCTCGTCATTGCGGACTGCCGCTTTGACCTGGCGAATCCCCTTGCGGGACGCCAAGCATACGCGGCTTCGCGCATTCCCGGCGCCCGGTATTTTGATCTTGAAGCCGATCTCTCCGCACCGGTTGAACAGCATGGCGGACGTCATCCATTGCCGTCGCCCGAGGCCTTGATCGCAACATTCAGCCAAGCAGGAATCAGTACAGATACCAGAGTAGTGGCATATGACGATCAAGGCGGCGCTATGGCCACACGATTGTGGTGGCTGCTCCACTATATGGGCCATGATCGCGTCTATGTGCTGGATGGAGGATTGGCCGGTTGGAAGCAAGAGGGATTCCCTATAGAAGAAGGAAATCCGGCGGTTGTCATCCCGGCTCGCTTTGAAGGGAACCCGCAGCCTGAATGGCTCGCCTCTATGCCGGAAGTCCAAGCAGCAGCCGCTCAAGCGCTGGCTGGCGAGCAAACGGAAACAGTGCTGCTCGATTCGCGGGAGCACAAGCGCTTCCTCGGGGAGGAGGAGCCGATCGATCCGGTCGCTGGACATATTCCCGGCGCCCTCCACTATTTCTGGAAGGATAATTTGAATGAGCGGGGGCAATGGAGGTCCGTCCAAGAACTGGAGGATCGCTTCCATGCACTGCCGAAGGACCGCGAAATAATCGTCTATTGCGGATCGGGCGTGACCGCATGCCCGAATGTGCTGGCATTGAAGCAAGCAGGATTTGAACGGGTCCGCCTGTACGCGGGCAGCTGGAGCGACTGGATCAGCTGTCCGGGGAATCCGATTGCGACAGGAGAAGAGTAA
- a CDS encoding cell wall hydrolase: protein MLRGVTGLGAAIIVAAATFSGSAYAAETPANTEEPTNVHMQESLHEEGAPTERDASSTQPDQVAEDTAETTPDPITMTIQVGKDASREDAVFIENDRVYVSLRSLADEFESEMVWDSPKISLHTAIGDKIVFTVDDPTMQVNGKTYTMDVTPIIKEDRIYLPLRHAAELMHASMDWDAAAKTAVITQVPLYTIQQGDTLRVIAEKHGVKAGLLKERNGLASNALIAGNTLKTVIPQAIAEKLPSPDVVLLAKIIEVEAGHESYEGQVAIGNVIMNRVESSLFPNTIEAVIYQPGQFPPAAKGMLENLEPDAEALKAAEAALDGEMVVPGALYFFNPNVSRGGYFDSLETVKDIGNHRFAK, encoded by the coding sequence ATGCTGCGAGGTGTGACAGGCTTAGGAGCCGCGATTATAGTAGCTGCCGCTACATTCTCCGGGTCCGCCTATGCCGCAGAAACACCGGCAAATACTGAAGAACCGACGAACGTACATATGCAGGAATCGCTTCACGAAGAAGGAGCGCCAACTGAACGGGATGCAAGCAGCACGCAGCCGGATCAAGTGGCTGAAGATACAGCCGAAACTACGCCGGATCCGATAACGATGACTATTCAAGTGGGGAAAGATGCATCGCGGGAGGATGCCGTGTTTATTGAGAATGATCGCGTATATGTGTCCTTGCGTTCGCTTGCTGACGAATTTGAGAGTGAGATGGTCTGGGATTCGCCGAAGATTTCGCTCCATACTGCGATTGGCGACAAGATCGTATTCACTGTGGATGATCCGACGATGCAAGTCAACGGAAAGACGTATACGATGGATGTCACGCCAATCATTAAGGAAGACCGCATTTATTTGCCGCTGCGTCATGCAGCGGAGCTCATGCATGCCTCCATGGATTGGGATGCTGCTGCCAAGACAGCGGTAATCACGCAGGTGCCGTTGTACACGATTCAACAGGGAGACACGCTTCGTGTGATCGCGGAGAAGCACGGAGTCAAGGCTGGCCTGCTGAAGGAGCGAAATGGCTTGGCTTCAAATGCGCTTATAGCGGGGAACACGTTAAAGACCGTCATCCCCCAGGCGATTGCAGAGAAGCTGCCTTCCCCCGATGTGGTGCTGCTGGCAAAGATCATAGAAGTGGAAGCGGGCCATGAATCATACGAGGGCCAAGTGGCGATCGGAAATGTGATCATGAACCGGGTCGAAAGCAGTTTGTTCCCCAATACGATTGAGGCGGTTATTTATCAGCCGGGACAATTCCCGCCAGCCGCGAAAGGCATGCTGGAAAATTTGGAGCCGGACGCGGAGGCATTGAAAGCAGCGGAAGCCGCGCTGGATGGAGAGATGGTCGTTCCGGGCGCCCTTTACTTCTTCAATCCGAACGTTTCCCGCGGGGGATACTTCGATTCGCTGGAAACGGTCAAGGATATCGGCAATCATCGATTTGCGAAATAG
- a CDS encoding winged helix-turn-helix transcriptional regulator translates to MKTARKLEVVEVECSIEKALTIIGGKWSFLILRELFNGTRRFGELRKSIPNISPKALTDSLRHLEEHEILTRKVIPTVPVTVEYTLTDKGMDLKKMIKEMKLWGARWT, encoded by the coding sequence ATGAAAACCGCACGCAAGTTGGAAGTAGTCGAAGTAGAATGCTCGATTGAAAAAGCGCTCACCATCATAGGAGGCAAATGGTCGTTTCTCATTCTGCGCGAGTTGTTTAACGGAACCCGGCGATTCGGCGAGCTGCGCAAATCGATTCCCAACATTAGCCCGAAAGCGCTCACGGACTCGCTCCGGCACCTGGAAGAGCATGAAATCTTGACGCGAAAAGTGATTCCTACCGTACCGGTTACGGTGGAATATACACTGACAGACAAAGGCATGGACTTGAAAAAAATGATCAAGGAAATGAAATTGTGGGGCGCGCGCTGGACCTGA
- a CDS encoding aldo/keto reductase family protein → MQYNRLGRTGLKVSNISLGSWLTYANSVEQEKATTIIDKAYELGVNFFDTANVYVTGEAEKIVGAALNKYPRESYVLATKVYFPMGEGPNDKGLSRKHVFEQLHASLKRLNHDYVDIYYCHRHDPESPMDETLRTIDDMLRQGKILYAGVSEWTAAQIQEAMQIADKYLLDRIVVNQPMYHMFHRNIESEIIPLSERNGVSQVVFSPLAQGVLTGKYKKGQAHPAGSRATDPSSNMWMGPYLTDEVLGKVEQLEGIAKELGYSLSQLALAWVLRIPNVASALIGASRPEQIEENVKAADIKLDQETIDRIEAILTA, encoded by the coding sequence ATGCAATACAACAGACTTGGCAGAACTGGCTTGAAGGTCAGCAACATCAGCTTGGGGAGTTGGCTTACATACGCGAACTCCGTTGAGCAGGAAAAGGCGACAACGATCATAGACAAAGCCTACGAGCTTGGCGTGAATTTTTTCGATACGGCGAACGTGTATGTAACGGGGGAAGCGGAAAAAATCGTTGGCGCTGCCCTGAATAAATATCCGCGGGAATCATATGTGCTGGCGACAAAGGTGTATTTCCCGATGGGCGAGGGACCGAATGACAAGGGATTGTCCCGCAAGCACGTTTTTGAGCAGCTGCATGCGAGCTTGAAGCGCTTGAACCACGATTATGTCGATATTTATTATTGCCACCGCCATGATCCGGAATCGCCGATGGACGAGACGCTGCGTACGATCGATGATATGCTGCGGCAGGGCAAAATTCTTTATGCAGGGGTAAGCGAATGGACCGCCGCGCAAATTCAGGAAGCGATGCAAATCGCGGACAAGTACTTGCTGGATCGCATAGTAGTAAACCAGCCTATGTACCACATGTTCCACCGGAATATAGAAAGTGAGATTATTCCGTTGTCTGAACGCAACGGCGTAAGCCAAGTCGTATTCTCGCCGTTGGCGCAAGGAGTATTGACCGGGAAATATAAGAAGGGTCAGGCACATCCGGCAGGAAGCCGCGCAACGGATCCGAGCTCCAATATGTGGATGGGGCCATACTTGACCGATGAGGTGCTGGGCAAGGTGGAACAGCTGGAAGGCATTGCGAAGGAGCTTGGGTACAGTCTGTCGCAGCTTGCGCTGGCGTGGGTGCTGCGCATCCCGAATGTGGCTAGCGCTCTGATCGGTGCAAGCCGTCCGGAACAAATTGAAGAAAATGTAAAGGCCGCAGACATTAAGCTGGATCAGGAAACAATCGATCGCATTGAAGCGATTTTGACTGCTTGA
- a CDS encoding helix-turn-helix transcriptional regulator, with amino-acid sequence MAESSLYGARVMDAEVQPEVVAYYFRQWNGFSMPFHTHSAVEIMYAVDGVCRIDTEGQSFELKRNEFIFLDAHVPHRLTVDAKKPCRMLNVEFELVPQREGFLSLGALSRENPEWAAFQKAACPFHVLRDSNEVYPVLKSLVLELDRHGPHSGLIPLLLAQLLIWIARLARDSESREDLHGQLYVKKALNYIHDHYEQDIRVQDIADAIGLHPGYLHRIFKGNTGETVVGYLTRYRVHQAKMMLARTDISVADIAEYVGMGSSQYFSTVFKKLTGQTPMDYRKSVESIRYIRQEGK; translated from the coding sequence ATGGCAGAAAGCAGCTTGTACGGGGCCCGCGTTATGGATGCGGAGGTTCAACCCGAAGTAGTGGCGTATTATTTTCGTCAATGGAACGGCTTCTCCATGCCCTTTCATACCCATAGCGCAGTAGAAATCATGTATGCGGTTGACGGCGTTTGCCGTATCGATACGGAAGGGCAAAGCTTCGAATTAAAGCGGAATGAGTTCATTTTCTTGGATGCGCATGTGCCGCATCGGCTGACTGTGGATGCAAAAAAGCCGTGCCGGATGCTGAATGTGGAATTTGAGCTGGTCCCGCAGCGGGAAGGTTTTTTGTCGCTGGGGGCGCTGTCCAGAGAAAACCCGGAATGGGCTGCATTCCAGAAAGCGGCCTGCCCTTTCCATGTGCTTCGCGATTCGAATGAGGTATATCCCGTCCTGAAGAGCCTGGTGCTTGAGTTGGATCGGCATGGGCCGCACAGCGGGCTTATTCCTCTGCTGCTGGCCCAGCTGCTCATTTGGATAGCCCGGCTGGCACGGGATTCGGAGTCTCGGGAGGATCTGCATGGTCAATTGTATGTGAAGAAAGCGTTGAACTACATCCACGATCATTATGAGCAGGACATTCGCGTGCAAGACATCGCGGACGCCATCGGCCTTCACCCCGGTTACCTGCACCGTATTTTCAAAGGCAACACGGGCGAAACCGTAGTGGGCTATCTGACGCGATACCGGGTGCACCAGGCCAAGATGATGTTGGCAAGAACGGATATATCCGTAGCTGACATCGCCGAATACGTTGGCATGGGAAGCAGTCAGTATTTCAGCACTGTATTCAAAAAGCTAACGGGTCAAACCCCTATGGATTATCGGAAATCTGTAGAATCGATTCGGTATATACGTCAAGAGGGAAAGTGA